In a single window of the Antedon mediterranea chromosome 1, ecAntMedi1.1, whole genome shotgun sequence genome:
- the LOC140045785 gene encoding protein FAM227A-like codes for MADINRANSPMNIYREDLLETKEDIDHAQSILQDQMTRKAPFLVGSIERVNERIANLDRELQMFSSLVIDSRGSNVEESRTPSPPQDRILTKAQDVKQLNQFAGVYSVKSSNHLSLDEALLNDGKQKVWKKVQGTKKPKEKASSTRPKLVELHQYPGFEKDRLTPIPYVDVLKMLERVTNAQTGLSKKHQYKAEFQRLFFSKMSEAILMDLFWWFFLHRYHPSKTYQEKIFNRVAHNYAKLLLYAKHPKYRDVFFKAYPDLLAQSVYCCFCEAFPDSWRQFNDDFKEDLCMLTSQWIAGTKVVPRTWMKWNYKALEPTDMRKAEIIQKDSKKGRGFSFEFETPGSSMHDEDTSRKNSQTSHLMSQRKASIDHIGVAGIDSDPKTITAISNAQKTSKHEQSQKLEVKGQKTLQPITENVSDASGSLLSQKTVKSSKTSNSQSSLKKKSEAGLEGKKKADKSTSLKQSSTVSLKGKERPLSPESHPVYESTQFSKSAFNVCGQSPLMQHFMRQKKLDKRAGMDIYLQRTEIKSLPPLNAPTYRELINETYHSIRELDQNYQEMHEEGLREHAQFLTKQKEYRKSLLRKEKLLMAKPREVKRLSDLLVLELLKDEDEVSTGAALSVQAALMNQEDR; via the exons ATGGCGGATATAAATCGGGCTAATTCTCCTATGAATATTTACCGAGAAGATTTACTAGAAACTAAAGAAGATATTGATCATGCTCAATCAATATTACAAGATCAAATGACACGCAAAGCTC CATTCTTGGTTGGCAGCATCGAACGCGTCAACGAACGAATTGCAAACCTAGACCGAGAGCTGCAGATGTTCTCCTCGCTCGTAATCGACAGCAGAGGATCAAATGTGGAGGAGAGTAGAACGCCCTCACCACCCCAAGACAGAATACTTACCAAAG cTCAAGACGTCAAACAATTGAATCAATTTGCAGGAGTTTACTCTGTGAAATCAA GTAATCATTTATCTCTAGATGAAG CTTTACTTAATGATGGCAAACAGAAAGTTTGGAAAAAAGTACAAGGGACTAAAAAG CCAAAAGAGAAGGCATCCAGTACCAGACCAAAACTGGTGGAG TTACACCAGTATCCTGGTTTTGAGAAAGACCGACTGACGCCAATACCGTATGTTGACGTACTCAAAATGCTGGAAAGAGTAACAAATGCGCAGACTGGTCTAAGCAAGAAACATCAATACAAAGCAGAGTTCCAACGCCTCTTCTTTTCTAAGATGTCCGAGGCCATTCTGATG GATTTGTTTTGGTGGTTTTTTTTACATCGCTATCATCCAAGCAAAACATATCAAGAAAAAATATTCAATCGGGTGGCACACAACTATGCAAAGCTGTTACTATATGCTAAACACCCTAAATATAGAGATGTATTCTTTAAG GCCTACCCTGATCTTCTAGCACAGTCTGTCTACTGCTGCTTCTGCGAAGCATTTCCAGACTCCTGGCGGCAGTTCAACGATGACTTTAAAGAAGACCTTTGTATGTTGACCTCTCAATGGATTGCTGGAACTAAAGTTGTGCCCCGAACATGGATGAAATGGAATTATAAAGCTCTTGAACCAACAGATATGAGGAAGGCTGAAATTATACAAAAAGATTCCAAAAAAG GACGTGGTTTTAGCTTTGAATTTGAAACTCCAGGATCATCCATGCACGACGAAGACACATCCAGAAAGAATTCACAAACATCACATTTGATGTCACAGAGAAAAGCATCAATAGACCATATTGGTGTAGCAGGAATCGACTCTGACCCAAAAACAATCACAGCTATTTCAAATGCTCAAAAAACCAGTAAACATGAACAGTCTCAAAAGTTGGAGGTTAAAGGTCAGAAGACTTTGCAGCCAATCacagagaatgtttcagatgcATCAGGAAGTCTTCTAAGTCAAAAGACGGTGAAGAGTAGCAAAACATCAAATAGCCAGAGTAGTTTGAAAAAGAAGTCTGAGGCAGGTTTGGAGGGAAAGAAAAAAGCAGACAAGAGCACATCATTAAAGCAATCATCAACAGTGTCACTGAAAGGAAAGGAGAGACCATTGTCACCTGAG tcACATCCAGTTTATGAGAGTACGCAGTTTTCCAAAAGTGCGTTCAACGTGTGTGGTCAGAGTCCCTTGATGCAACATTTTATGCGACAAAAGAAGTTAGACAAAAGAGCTGGCATGGACATCTACTTACAACGTACAGAAATAAAGAGTCTTCCTCC CTTAAATGCGCCAACATACAGAGAACTTATAAATGAGACGTATCACAGTATTCGTGAACTAGACCAAAATTACCAGGAAATGCACGAGGAGGGGCTTAGAGAGCACGCTCAGTTTTTGACCAAACAGAAGGAATACAGAAAAAGCCTTTTGAG aaaagAAAAGCTGTTAATGGCAAAACCTAGAGAAGTGAAACGGTTGAGTGATTTACTGGTCTTAGAATTATTG AAAGATGAAGATGAAGTTAGTACAGGAGCTGCATTGTCAGTGCAAGCTGCTCTGATGAATCAAGAAGACAGATAG
- the LOC140053544 gene encoding uncharacterized protein, with product MTEIPEDVEGSVHCITASLITLLAVLIVFRLFQRKFVNSHEKEQENKVESSEETASYNDIDDLLIKPEEIEEIEESSMATDECGDEGDGGSDFRCESLQGKLKQVRHKKIKEKLEGDMTETQINAESEARKTQLEAIFKLMEQSKDTFGIEDMTEVKDQLKLYAIN from the exons ATGACAGAGATACCAGAAGATGTTGAGGGCAGTGTACATTGTATTACAGCAAGTCTCATCACCCTCCTCGCAGTTTTGATTGTTTTTAGGTTATTCCAAAGAAAATTTGTGAATTCTCATGAAAAAGAACAG gaaaataaagttgaaagtAGTGAAGAGACAGCCTCTtataatgatattgatgattTGCTCATCAAACCTGAAGAAATAGAGGAGATTGAAGAATCATCGATGGCAACAGATGAGTGTGGAGACGAAGGGGATGGTGGCAGTGATTTCAGATGCGAGAGTCTTCAAGGGAAGCTGAAACAAGTGCGGCACAAAAAGATCAAAGAGAAACTTGAGGGCGATATGACAGAAACGCAGATCAATGCTGAATCCGA AGCTAGAAAAACCCAGCTAGAAGCAATCTTTAAACTGATGGAACAAAGCAAAGACACATTTGGCATCGAGGACATGACAGAGGTCAAAGATCAACTGAAATTGTACGCAATCAACTGA
- the LOC140053512 gene encoding tRNA (guanine(26)-N(2))-dimethyltransferase-like, with protein MIIRTPLVFVSRLGLVQRNMSSTAATTIMQSSNSASTIPKKGSSEGYTIVKEGTSEILFPKSNEVFYNPVQEFNRDISSLVISLHASQVLKKKGIEVCLKQKNTTNAANTCDSQDEEELKKVYPGDQLEDGISILEGLSASGLRSIRYAKEIPGIKNIVANDFSVAAVENIERNIKHNKIGHLVKASLSDAALLMYKCRSNPEYDVVDLDPYGSPAMFIDAGVQAVKEGGLLCVTCTDLAVLSGNHGETCFSKYGAMSLHAKFGPEMALRIVLQAIETSANRYHRHIVPLVSVQVDFYLRVFVRVFTSQAAAKRSASKRALVYHCTGCDSFHLQRLGKAIPRENKEPRFTPATGPPCGQICTDCGSNFQVGGPIWNEPIHDLDFVQNLVSTLDDIPKEKYKRFKKIKGTLTVITEELQDSPLYYTLSRLCNIIHCTVPSNVKFRSALLNAGYRVSITHTSAEAIKTDAPSSVVWDIMRSWEKFNPVKQSRLTEGSVAYNLLHKEPVIEASFEKRPDANPKSRQQKMSRFPLNPEPHWGPKSRARKRKPDLTKEENSSNDEQTKRSKDSTTVENSELESKDITEET; from the exons ATGATAATAAGAACACCTCTTGTTTTTGTTTCAAGACTAGGCCTGGTGCAAagaaa TATGTCCAGTACGGCAGCTACAACAATCATGCAAAGTTCTAATTCTGCTTCCACCATTCCCAAAAAGGGATCTTCTGAAGGTTATACCATTGTCAAAGAGGGAACATCTGAAATATTATTTCCAAAATCAAATGAGGTATTTTATAATCCAGTTCAAGAATTCAATCGGGATATAAG TTCTTTGGTTATAAGTCTACATGCGAGTCAAGTATTAAAAAAGAAAGGAATTGAAG tttgtttgaaacaaaaaaataccACCAACGCCGCCAACACTTGCGATTCCCAAGATGAAGAAGAGTTGAAGAAAGTTTATCCAGGTGATCAGTTGGAG GATGGCATTAGTATTCTAGAAGGATTGTCAGCCAGCGGTCTTCGCTCAATCCGCTATGCTAAGGAAATTCCTGGTATCAAGAATATTGTAGCCAACGACTTCTCGGTAGCTGCTGTTGAAAATATTGAAaggaatataaaacataataaaattggACATTTAGTGAAAGCGAGCCTATCAGATGCAGC GTTGCTTATGTACAAGTGTCGCTCAAACCCAGAATATGATGTTGTTGATCTAGATCCTTACGGAAGTCCTGCGATGTTCATCGATGCTGGAGTTCAAGCTGTCAAAGAGGGTGGGCTTCTTTGTGTCACATGTACAGATCTTGCCGTGTTATCGGGTAACCATGGTGAGACATGCTTTTCAAAGTATGGTGCGATGTCCCTTCATGCAAAGTTTGGACCTGAGATG GCTTTACGAATAGTGCTTCAAGCCATTGAAACCAGTGCCAATCGTTATCATCGCCACATTGTCCCGTTGGTCAGTGTACAAGTTGATTTTTACCTCCGAGTGTTTGTACGTGTCTTTACAAGTCAAGCGGCCGCAAAACGCTCGGCAAG CAAGAGGGCGCTTGTGTATCATTGCACAGGATGTGATAGCTTCCATCTTCAAAGACTTGGAAAGGCTATCCCGCGGGAAAACAA aGAGCCTCGTTTCACCCCAGCCACAGGACCACCCTGTGGTCAAATATGCACAGATTGTGGGAGCAATTTTCAG GTCGGTGGTCCTATCTGGAATGAACCAATTCATGACCTGGACTTTGTTCAAAACCTTGTGAGTACTCTAGATGATATACCAAAAGAAAAGTATAAACGATTTAAAAAGATCAAAGGAACGCTGACTGTTATAACAGAG GAATTACAAGACAGCCCTCTATATTACACGCTTAGCCGATTATGCAACATCATTCACTGTACTGTACCATCAAATGTAAAGTTTCGTTCAGCTTTGTTGAATGCTGGCTACCGAGTGTCGATAACACATACATCAGCTGAGGCCATCAAGACGGATGCACCAAGTTCTGTCGTCTGGGATATAATGAGGTCGTGG gAGAAGTTCAATCCAGTTAAACAGAGCCGCTTAACAGAAGGTAGTGTGGCGTACAATTTACTACACAAAGAGCCTGT CATTGAGGCATCATTTGAGAAAAGACCTGATGCGAACCCCAAATCACGACAGCAGAAGATGAGTCGCTTCCCACTCAACCCTGAACCTCACTGGGGACCAAAATCAAGAGCCAGGAAACG aaaaccagattTGACAAAAGAGGAAAATTCGTCAAATGATGAACAAACAAAACGGTCGAAGGATAGTACAACGGTTGAAAACTCAGAATTGGAATCAAAGGATATCACTGAAGAAACGTGA
- the LOC140053528 gene encoding large ribosomal subunit protein uL16-like, with the protein MGRRPARCYRYCKNKPYPKSRFCRGVPDPKIRIFDLGRKKALVDEFPLCIHMVSDEFEQLSSEALEAARICANKYMVKHCGKDSFHIRIRVHPFHIVRINKMLSCAGADRLQTGMRGAFGKPQGTVARVRIGQTIMSIRIKEGSRAHALEAFRRAKFKYPGRQKIYISKRWGFTKWDRPDYEEKRASGHLIPDGVSVQYFPDHGPLKKWKARVLKGL; encoded by the exons ATGGGACGACGACCAGCCCGATG CTATCGTTACTGCAAAAACAAACCATACCCCAAGTCTCGTTTCTGCAGGGGTGTACCAG ATCCTAAGATTCGTATCTTTGATTTGGGTCGTAAGAAGGCGCTTGTAGATGAATTTCCACTTTGTATTCACATGGTGTCCGACGAGTTTGAGCAGCTTTCTTCCGAGGCTCTTGAAGCCGCTCGTATCTGTGCCAACAAATACATGGTGAAACACTGTGGAAAGGATTCGTTCCACATCAGGATACGGGTACATCCATTCCACATCGTCCGAATCAATAAAATGTTGTCGTGTGCCGGAGCTGATAG GCTTCAAACCGGAATGAGAGGTGCCTTTGGTAAGCCACAGGGAACAGTTGCTCGTGTCCGAATCGGTCAAACAATCATGTCCATAAGAATAAAAGAAGGAAGCCGTGCACATGCCCTTGAAGCATTCAGGAGGGCAAAGTTCAAGTACCCAGGACGACAGAAG ATCTACATCTCTAAACGATGGGGCTTCACTAAGTGGGATCGCCCAGACTATGAAGAAAAACGTGCAAGCGGACATTTAATACCAGATGGCGTTAGTGTCCAGTACTTCCCAGATCACGGACCTCTTAAAAAGTGGAAAGCACGCGTACTCAAGGGATTGTAA
- the LOC140053466 gene encoding sorting nexin-29-like, with the protein MDKNKTDKQNLLDRLLDAVKQCQVRFGGRTELATDVDSRVSCLCAQFETVLMHGLKKSSGNPLSAIKQMTGIQVPSIAGIKTETDAVFWPIVKEHLTRHELQRYTSLKNITTDAGRGRAWLRSTLNEHSLERYLHTMQANKQLLSQFYEPWSFILDEERASMLPTMARGLGSILFAINIDNEQLNGIKPASLPSLSSMISTETPQLIDSTTIEQEPVLSKEVSSRTGSFDKEKKEKKKKKKKGPTSIVSFDDEDSEKSSTENHPLSKRKPKSQKSSPSKSGTTHISNTSTIQNVYEYKGERLTQKKEIDKGQELQVNERLHDGSFDAGTSEAITLEDTTPTNSIPINFKTSLHPSHSDNIITNQSHLSTSFPGKTPPSTPYDSSLLSQYEKMDSDYISRKLQAGDTQSSQQNSDEFEGSEEVVPTETQKSVLVNGEVVHLRASSQDGLFQVFGEDGPGDLIPLSQDAATTEDTQSNDSSMLGFGIETESATMGVALAQKGLQLKLPKFLENSTLPSPEYESMSTDDLKQALMSIMMRKDEVEDQNKSLRVLLDSEMEHTAKLRAELDELKKDYDDQEEQSYSKIQNLTRDNEMLKHQLKKYVGAVQMLQRKGSSSLDGIKGIRKDDLQPLIPDPKPPLVDYSEQSAEYERKLIQVAEMHGELMEFNDHLSRVLKAKENLIQRLKSELVDLRGPLPDQTSISEDVNCQEPDTASLTGPGRPLINLWIPSAFIKGRSKDTFHVYQVYIRIRDEEWNIYRRYTQFREFHNKIRKSNPVINKFDFPPKKAVGNKEAKFVESRRKLLQNYLRHVINHYLQNCAELTQEPCKATLLKFLPFFGDPVTKPKKQERPRSSLLSGRTTAAVAENSYEGF; encoded by the exons ATGGATAAAAACAAAACCGATAAACAAAATTTACTAGACCGGCTGTTAGATGCGGTGAAACAGTGTCAGGTTCGTTTTGGTGGTCGCACAGAACTTGCTACTGATGTGGACAGCAGGGTATCATGCTTATGTGCACAATTTGAAACCGTACTTATGCACGGTTTAAAGAAATCGTCAGGAAATCCACTAAGTGCAATTAA ACAAATGACAGGTATTCAAGTGCCATCAATTGCCGGTATTAAAACAGAAACAGATGCtg tattCTGGCCAATTGTAAAAGAGCATCTTACACGCCATGAACTGCAACGGTACACGTCCCTTAAGAATATTACAACTGATGCTGGTAGAGGGCGTGCTTGGCTGCGGAGCACATTGAATGAACATTCGCTTGAACGTTATTTACATACAATGCAGGCGAATAAACAGTTGTTGTC TCAGTTTTATGAACCGTGGTCGTTTATTCTTGACGAGGAGAGAGCAAGCATGCTACCTACTATGGCTAGGGGATTGGGCTCTATATTATTTGCAATTAACATTGACAATGAACAACTTAATGGAATTAAACCG GCTTCATTACCTTCGCTGTCGTCAATGATTAGCACTGAAACCCCTCAGTTGATTGATAGCACTACGATAGAACAGGAGCCAGTATTGTCAAAAGAGGTGTCCAGTCGCACAG GTTCATTTGACaaagaaaagaaagagaaaaagaaaaaaaagaagaaaggaCCGACATCTATAGTGTCATTTGACGATGAAGATTCAGAAAAAAGTTCAACGGAAAATCATCCTTTGTCAAAAAGGAAACCTAAAAGCCAAAAATCATCCCCTTCCAAAAGTGGTACAACCCATATTTCCAACACATCGACAATTCAAAATGTTTATGAATATAAAGGTGAAAGGTTAACTCAGAAAAAAGAAATAGATAAAGGTCAAGAGTTACAGGTCAATGAACGGTTACATGATGGTTCTTTCGATGCTGGAACGTCAGAGGCTATTACTTTAGAAGATACAACGCCAACAAACTCTATTCCAATAAATTTTAAGACCTCATTGCATCCATCCCATTCAGACAATATTATAACTAACCAATCACATCTTTCCACTTCTTTTCCCGGGAAAACTCCACCTTCAACTCCATATGATTCATCGCTTCTCTCTCAATACGAGAAGATGGACTCTGATTATATTTCAAGAAAACTACAGGCTGGCGATACACAATCTTCACAGCAAAATTCAGATGAATTTGAAGGGTCTGAGGAAGTAGTTCCAACGGAGACGCAAAAAAGCGTTTTAGTAAATGGAGAAGTTGTTCATTTGAGAGCTTCCAGCCAAGATGGGTTATTCCAAGTGTTTGGTGAAGATGGACCTGGTGATTTAATACCATTATCACAAGATGCTGCCACAACAG aggaTACGCAATCGAATGATTCAAGCATGTTGGGGTTTGGCATTGAAACAGAAAGTGCTACAATGGGAGTTGCACTTGCTCAGAAAGGTCTTCAGTTAAA gttGCCAAAGTTTCTAGAAAATTCTACACTACCTTCACCAGAATATGAATCAATGTCCACTG ATGATTTGAAGCAAGCGTTAATGTCTATAATGATGCGTAAAGATGAAGTTGAAGACCAGAATAA ATCATTACGAGTGTTACTTGACAGTGAAATGGAGCATACAGCTAAGTTACGAGCCGAGTTGGACGAACTTAAGAAAGATTACGATGACCAGGAGGAACAAAGTTACTCAAAAATTCAAAATCTTACGAG AGATAATGAAATGCTCAAACATCAACTGAAGAAGTATGTTGGAGCTGTACAGATGTTGCAGAGAAAAGGCTCTTCATCACTTGATG gAATCAAGGGTATTAGAAAGGATGACCTTCAACCTCTGATCCCTGACCCTAAGCCTCCTCTTGTAGATTACAG TGAGCAGTCAGCGGAGTATGAACGTAAGCTGATCCAGGTTGCAGAGATGCACGGAGAACTGATGGAGTTCAATGATCACCTTTCGCGAGTACTTAAAGCAAAAGAAAACCTAATTCAAAGACTTAAATCTGAATTAGTAGATCTTAGAGGACCG TTACCAGATCAGACCTCAATATCAGAAGATGTCAATTGTCAAGAACCTGACAC AGCATCTTTGACAGGTCCTGGAAGACCATTAATCAATCTTTGGATTCCCTCAGCATTCATCAAAGGAAGAAGCAAGGATACATTTCATGTTTATCAG GTTTACATTCGAATACGGGATGAGGAATGGAATATTTACAGAAGATATACACAATTTAGAGAATTCCACAACAAAATAAGGAAGAGCAATCctgtaattaataaatttgaCTTCCCACCAAAGAAAGCAGTTGGAAACAAG GAAGCAAAATTTGTTGAAAGCCGTCGCAAACTTCTCCAAAACTACCTCCGACATGTAATCAATCATTATCTTCAAAATTGTGCTGAATTAACGCAAGAACCTTGCAAGGCCACGCTACTTAAGTTTCTACCATTTTTTGG TGATCCAGTTACAAAACCTAAAAAGCAAGAAAGACCAAGATCATCATTGTTATCTGGCAGAACTACTGCAGCAGTAGCAGAGAATTCATATGAAGGTTTCTGA